A stretch of Candidatus Marsarchaeota archaeon DNA encodes these proteins:
- a CDS encoding aldehyde dehydrogenase family protein, whose translation MAGTKFTNEFTYRHFLESGKEQEFDALFEQAMKEARASFGAKNPMYIGGKEVHASELLEERSPIDRKMLIGYFQKGTREHSRLAVAEAKKAFAQWSSTNYKERITIFRKAAELFVRDKFKLAAVLSYENGKSRYESVGEVDEAIDFLRYYADELERNKGYIRKTAIQQSSGKVQLGFQGAPSGNERITITMEPYGVFGVIAPFNFPVSISVGMSVGAMITGNTVVFKPSSTDNMSMLTGLHIYRLMKESGVPDGVFNYVTGPGSEVGDELVSSNDVAGIVFTGSKSTGLKMIARTFSAGNQKAFIVEMGGKNPAIVSKYADIDKAVDGTVSAAFGFAGQKCSALSRVYVHESIKEIFISKLLERTRAIKVGDPLAKENYMGPLISESAYKRYVESVEKAKASGRMLYGGNRVATSLDGFYVEPVIVELRHEHELVHTELFLPFLTIETYNEFRDALRMANDVEYGLTAGLYSKNRREIKEFAEGIQAGTVYINRGTSATTGAIVGMHTFVGWKGSGLTGKGTGSRHYLSQFMREKSVSLTE comes from the coding sequence ATGGCAGGTACAAAATTCACCAACGAGTTTACCTACAGGCACTTTCTCGAGTCGGGCAAGGAGCAGGAATTCGATGCACTTTTCGAGCAGGCGATGAAGGAAGCCAGGGCTAGCTTCGGTGCGAAGAACCCCATGTACATAGGCGGAAAGGAAGTGCATGCCAGCGAGCTTCTTGAAGAGCGCTCCCCGATAGACCGCAAAATGCTGATAGGCTACTTCCAGAAGGGCACGAGGGAGCACAGCCGCCTTGCGGTTGCAGAGGCCAAGAAGGCTTTTGCCCAATGGAGCTCCACTAACTACAAGGAGCGCATCACCATCTTCAGGAAGGCAGCCGAGCTGTTTGTGAGGGACAAGTTCAAGCTGGCTGCAGTGCTGAGCTATGAGAACGGCAAATCAAGGTACGAATCTGTCGGTGAGGTAGATGAAGCTATAGACTTCCTGCGCTACTACGCTGATGAGCTGGAGCGCAACAAAGGCTACATACGCAAGACCGCAATCCAACAGAGTTCCGGCAAAGTGCAACTTGGCTTCCAAGGGGCGCCATCTGGCAACGAGCGCATAACAATAACAATGGAGCCATACGGTGTATTCGGCGTCATCGCGCCGTTCAACTTCCCGGTGTCGATATCGGTCGGGATGAGCGTCGGGGCAATGATAACCGGCAATACGGTAGTGTTTAAACCATCGTCAACAGACAACATGTCGATGCTGACAGGCCTTCATATCTACAGGCTCATGAAAGAAAGCGGGGTGCCCGATGGTGTCTTCAATTACGTGACCGGTCCAGGCTCAGAGGTAGGTGACGAGCTGGTCTCAAGCAATGACGTTGCCGGAATAGTGTTTACTGGCTCGAAGTCGACTGGGCTCAAGATGATAGCACGCACCTTCAGCGCCGGGAACCAAAAGGCGTTTATAGTCGAGATGGGCGGCAAAAACCCCGCCATAGTGTCAAAATATGCAGACATTGACAAGGCCGTTGACGGGACTGTGAGCGCAGCATTCGGCTTCGCCGGCCAGAAATGCAGTGCCCTCTCCAGAGTGTACGTGCACGAGTCGATAAAGGAGATTTTCATAAGCAAGCTCCTCGAGCGCACAAGGGCCATAAAAGTGGGCGATCCGCTTGCCAAGGAGAACTACATGGGTCCTCTGATCAGCGAAAGCGCCTACAAGCGCTACGTAGAATCCGTAGAGAAGGCGAAGGCATCAGGCCGCATGCTCTATGGCGGGAACCGGGTAGCTACAAGCCTGGACGGCTTCTATGTCGAGCCCGTCATAGTTGAGCTAAGGCACGAGCACGAGCTGGTGCATACCGAGCTCTTTCTGCCGTTCCTGACCATAGAAACATACAATGAGTTCAGGGACGCGCTCAGGATGGCAAATGACGTCGAATACGGCCTCACGGCAGGCCTCTACTCAAAGAACAGGCGTGAAATAAAGGAGTTTGCTGAGGGCATCCAGGCAGGTACTGTCTACATAAACCGCGGCACCAGCGCAACAACGGGCGCCATAGTCGGCATGCACACGTTCGTTGGCTGGAAGGGCAGCGGCCTTACCGGCAAGGGAACGGGCAGCAGGCACTACCTATCACAGTTCATGAGAGAGAAAAGTGTCTCCCTTACCGAATGA
- a CDS encoding DUF192 domain-containing protein, translating into MGLLSFIQRRQRYRTASISIGGARLRALIADTMLKRMIGLMYMDELAPNSCMLFTFDSDGKPGIWMRNMRFPIDILWLDSQKRVIDMFENARPCRGLTCKTMYPSRQARYVVETNLGFVKRRKLKIGAKASFRISN; encoded by the coding sequence ATGGGGCTGCTGAGCTTTATACAACGCCGGCAGAGGTACAGGACGGCAAGCATATCGATCGGCGGGGCAAGGCTACGCGCGCTTATAGCCGACACGATGCTGAAGCGCATGATAGGGCTTATGTATATGGATGAGCTAGCGCCAAACAGCTGCATGCTTTTCACTTTTGACTCCGATGGCAAGCCGGGCATATGGATGCGCAACATGCGCTTTCCGATAGACATACTCTGGCTTGATTCACAAAAACGCGTAATCGACATGTTTGAGAACGCAAGGCCATGCCGTGGTCTGACCTGCAAAACGATGTACCCATCTAGGCAAGCAAGGTACGTAGTTGAGACAAATTTAGGGTTTGTAAAGCGTAGAAAATTAAAGATCGGCGCGAAGGCCTCATTCAGAATTAGCAA